In the genome of Rhodoferax sp. BAB1, one region contains:
- a CDS encoding M48 family metallopeptidase, protein MNAVSAPAFNPSLALTLVFAAALLLGLALKFWLATRQVRHVAQHRATVPTAFAHTLSLAAHQKAADYTVAKVRFGLLETAVGAALLLGWTLLGGLDALNQALLQALGGGMWQQLALIAGFVLIGGLIELPLTLYQTFVIEQRFGFNKMTLNLWLADLVKSTVLGTLIGLPIAALILWLMGAAGPGWWLWAWCVWMGFNLLLLLIYPTFIAPLFNKFQPLEDETLKARVTALMQRCGFSAKGLYVMDGSRRSAHANAYFTGFGAAKRVVFFDTLLNKLTPDEVDAVLAHELGHFKHKHILKRIVSLFALSLAGFTLLGWLATQAWFYTGLGVTPSLQLLVPALDAATAVPNDALALLLFVLVSPVFSFFIAPIMALSSRKHEFEADAYAATQTQGSALASALLKLYEDNASTLTPDPLYVAFYYSHPPASQRLARLGLA, encoded by the coding sequence ATGAACGCTGTCTCTGCTCCCGCCTTCAATCCCAGCCTGGCTCTGACCCTGGTCTTTGCCGCTGCCCTGCTGCTGGGCCTGGCCCTCAAGTTCTGGCTGGCCACGCGCCAGGTGCGTCATGTGGCGCAGCACCGTGCCACCGTGCCCACGGCCTTTGCCCATACCCTGTCGCTGGCTGCGCACCAGAAGGCCGCCGACTACACGGTGGCCAAGGTTCGCTTCGGCCTGCTGGAGACCGCGGTGGGCGCGGCCCTGCTGCTGGGCTGGACACTGCTGGGCGGCCTGGACGCCCTGAACCAGGCCCTGCTGCAGGCGCTGGGCGGCGGCATGTGGCAACAGCTGGCGCTGATCGCCGGTTTTGTGCTGATCGGTGGCCTGATCGAGTTGCCGCTCACCCTGTACCAGACCTTCGTGATCGAACAGCGTTTCGGCTTCAACAAGATGACCCTCAATCTCTGGCTGGCCGACCTCGTGAAATCCACCGTGCTGGGCACGCTGATCGGCCTGCCCATCGCGGCCCTCATCCTCTGGCTCATGGGTGCAGCCGGCCCCGGCTGGTGGCTCTGGGCCTGGTGCGTTTGGATGGGTTTCAACCTGCTGTTGCTGCTGATCTACCCGACCTTCATCGCCCCGCTGTTCAACAAGTTCCAGCCGCTGGAAGACGAGACCCTGAAGGCGCGCGTGACCGCGCTGATGCAACGCTGCGGTTTTTCCGCCAAGGGCCTGTACGTGATGGACGGCAGCCGGCGCAGCGCCCACGCCAACGCCTACTTCACCGGCTTCGGTGCCGCCAAGCGCGTGGTCTTCTTCGACACCCTGCTCAACAAGCTGACCCCCGACGAGGTCGATGCCGTGCTCGCGCACGAACTGGGCCACTTCAAGCACAAGCACATCCTCAAGCGCATCGTGAGCCTGTTCGCCCTCAGCCTGGCCGGTTTCACCCTGCTGGGCTGGCTGGCCACGCAGGCCTGGTTCTACACCGGCCTGGGTGTAACACCCAGCCTGCAGCTGCTGGTGCCCGCGCTGGATGCGGCGACCGCCGTGCCCAACGATGCCCTGGCCCTGCTGCTGTTCGTGCTGGTGTCCCCGGTGTTCAGCTTTTTCATTGCACCGATCATGGCGCTGTCCTCGCGCAAGCACGAGTTCGAAGCCGATGCCTACGCCGCCACGCAGACCCAGGGCTCGGCGCTGGCCAGTGCCCTGCTCAAGCTCTACGAAGACAACGCCTCGACCCTGACACCGGACCCGCTCTACGTGGCCTTCTACTACTCGCACCCACCGGCCAGCCAGCGCCTGGCGCGACTGGGCCTCGCATGA
- a CDS encoding inorganic phosphate transporter produces MENIPQTALWVIIMLVVLALAFDFMNGFHDAANSIATVVSTGVLRPGQAVLFAAFFNFVAIFVFHLSVATTVGKGIVQPGVVDTHVVFGALIGAITWNLITWYYGIPSSSSHALIGGIVGAVIGKAGTDALLSAGIIKTLVFIFVSPMLGFLLGSLMMLAVAWLFRRTTPSRVDGWFRRLQLVSAGAYSLGHGGNDAQKTIGIIWMLLVATGYMTSTDTAPPGWVVVSCYLAIGLGTMFGGWRIVKTMGQKITKLKPVGGFCAETGGAITLFLATTMGIPVSTTHTITGAIVGVGSARRASAVRWGVAGNIVWAWIFTIPASAFVAIVAYWISLGLF; encoded by the coding sequence ATGGAAAACATTCCGCAAACCGCCCTCTGGGTGATCATCATGCTGGTGGTCCTGGCATTGGCCTTCGACTTCATGAACGGGTTTCATGATGCGGCCAACTCCATCGCCACGGTCGTGTCCACTGGCGTGCTGCGACCCGGCCAGGCCGTGCTGTTCGCTGCCTTCTTCAACTTCGTCGCCATTTTCGTCTTCCACCTCAGTGTCGCGACCACGGTGGGCAAGGGCATCGTGCAGCCGGGGGTGGTCGACACCCACGTGGTGTTCGGCGCGCTGATCGGCGCCATCACCTGGAACCTGATCACCTGGTACTACGGCATTCCCAGCAGCTCCTCGCATGCCCTGATCGGCGGCATCGTGGGCGCGGTGATCGGCAAGGCGGGCACGGACGCGCTGCTGTCGGCCGGCATCATCAAGACGCTGGTGTTCATCTTCGTGTCGCCCATGCTGGGTTTCCTGCTGGGCTCGCTGATGATGCTGGCGGTTGCCTGGCTGTTTCGTCGCACCACCCCTTCGCGGGTGGACGGCTGGTTCCGCCGCCTGCAACTGGTGTCGGCCGGTGCCTACAGCCTGGGCCACGGCGGCAACGACGCGCAGAAGACCATCGGCATCATCTGGATGCTGCTGGTCGCCACGGGTTACATGACCTCCACCGACACCGCGCCGCCAGGTTGGGTGGTGGTGAGCTGCTATCTGGCCATCGGCCTGGGCACCATGTTCGGTGGCTGGCGCATCGTCAAGACCATGGGCCAGAAGATCACCAAGCTCAAGCCGGTCGGCGGTTTCTGTGCCGAGACGGGTGGCGCCATCACCCTGTTCCTGGCCACGACGATGGGTATCCCGGTGTCGACCACTCACACCATCACCGGTGCCATCGTCGGCGTGGGCTCGGCCCGCCGTGCCAGCGCGGTGCGCTGGGGGGTGGCCGGCAACATCGTCTGGGCCTGGATCTTCACGATCCCGGCCAGTGCCTTTGTTGCCATCGTGGCCTACTGGATCAGTCTCGGACTGTTCTGA
- the orn gene encoding oligoribonuclease: MSDNVTPLGKSDLNLVWLDCEMTGLDPEKERLIEIAVIVTGPNLEPRIEGPVLVIHQGDEILGKMDAWNKGTHGRSGLIDKVKASTMTEAEAEALLIAFLAKYVPKGVSPMCGNSIGQDRRFLVKYMPKLEAFFHYRNVDVSTFKELARRWRPEVYSGFKKAQKHTALADVHESIDELLHYREHFLKLA, translated from the coding sequence ATGAGCGACAACGTGACCCCACTTGGCAAATCCGATCTCAACCTGGTCTGGCTCGATTGCGAGATGACCGGCCTGGACCCTGAAAAAGAACGCCTGATTGAAATCGCCGTCATCGTGACCGGCCCGAACCTGGAACCCCGTATCGAAGGCCCGGTGCTGGTGATCCACCAGGGCGACGAGATCCTGGGCAAGATGGACGCCTGGAACAAGGGCACCCACGGCCGCAGCGGCCTGATCGACAAGGTCAAGGCCTCGACCATGACCGAAGCCGAGGCCGAAGCCTTGCTGATCGCCTTCCTGGCCAAGTACGTACCCAAGGGCGTTTCGCCCATGTGCGGCAACAGCATCGGCCAGGACCGGCGTTTCCTGGTCAAGTACATGCCCAAGCTGGAAGCCTTTTTTCACTACCGCAATGTGGACGTGAGCACCTTCAAGGAGCTGGCGCGCCGCTGGCGGCCCGAGGTCTACAGCGGCTTCAAGAAGGCGCAGAAACACACGGCCCTGGCCGATGTGCACGAGTCCATCGACGAACTGCTGCACTACCGCGAGCACTTCCTCAAGCTGGCCTGA
- a CDS encoding CobD/CbiB family protein yields MSFFSLLLALLIEQARPLARGNPVHAGMRSWLRRVVRKIDAGEPTHGWLAWSFAVLLPSGITVLVYWLLCEFVGWPVAMLWSVAVLYATLGFRQFSHHFTGIRDALEAGQEEEARRLLAEWRQIDASELPQREILRHAIEFSVLAAHRHVFGVLSWYIVLAALGLGPAGAVLYRLSEFVTRYWPHVSRRQAPTVSAAACAAAARAWWWVDWLPARITALGFAVVGSFEDAVDNWRRYESLSGSEGPGSNDGLIVAATAGAINVRLGTPAMAQGETQAQADMPAASARHEPQLAHLRSIVGLVWRSVVLWMLLLALLTLARLIG; encoded by the coding sequence ATGAGTTTCTTCTCCCTCCTGCTGGCCTTGCTGATCGAACAGGCGCGTCCGCTGGCCCGCGGCAACCCGGTGCACGCGGGCATGCGCAGCTGGCTGCGCAGGGTGGTGCGCAAGATTGACGCCGGTGAGCCGACGCATGGCTGGCTGGCCTGGAGTTTTGCGGTGCTCCTGCCCAGCGGGATCACGGTGCTGGTCTACTGGCTGCTGTGCGAATTCGTCGGCTGGCCGGTGGCCATGCTGTGGAGCGTGGCCGTGCTGTACGCCACCCTGGGCTTTCGCCAGTTCAGCCACCACTTCACCGGCATACGCGATGCGCTGGAGGCCGGCCAGGAGGAAGAAGCCCGCCGTCTGCTCGCCGAGTGGCGGCAGATTGATGCCAGCGAACTGCCCCAGCGGGAGATCCTGCGCCATGCCATCGAGTTCTCCGTGCTGGCTGCGCACCGCCATGTCTTTGGTGTGCTGAGCTGGTACATCGTGCTGGCGGCCCTGGGCCTGGGGCCGGCGGGGGCCGTGCTCTATCGCCTGTCAGAGTTCGTCACACGCTACTGGCCGCACGTCTCGCGGCGCCAGGCCCCCACGGTCAGCGCAGCGGCCTGTGCCGCCGCCGCGCGCGCCTGGTGGTGGGTGGACTGGCTGCCCGCGCGCATCACCGCGCTGGGTTTTGCCGTGGTAGGCAGTTTCGAGGATGCGGTCGATAACTGGCGCCGTTACGAATCCCTGTCCGGAAGCGAAGGTCCGGGGAGCAACGACGGCCTGATCGTGGCGGCCACGGCCGGCGCCATCAACGTGCGCCTGGGCACCCCGGCCATGGCCCAGGGCGAGACCCAGGCCCAGGCCGACATGCCGGCCGCCTCGGCCCGACACGAACCGCAACTCGCCCACCTGCGTAGCATCGTGGGCCTGGTCTGGCGTTCGGTCGTGTTGTGGATGCTGCTGCTGGCGCTGCTCACCCTGGCGCGCCTGATCGGCTAG
- the rimM gene encoding ribosome maturation factor RimM (Essential for efficient processing of 16S rRNA) has translation MALELEAAELPADAIEVGRILDAWGIKGWFKVLPYSASPEALFSSRRWFLLPSERGAKTFTGPVKLAIQEAKEHSDSVVATSPQVPDRDSAEALRGARIFVARSSFPTPDADEYYWVDLIGLDVVNREEVPLGTVQELLSTGPQTVLVIAHEQDGKPAERMIPFVASYVDEVDLKARRIRVDWQPDY, from the coding sequence ATGGCGCTCGAACTCGAAGCCGCTGAACTGCCAGCGGACGCCATCGAAGTCGGGCGCATCCTTGATGCCTGGGGCATCAAGGGCTGGTTCAAGGTCCTGCCCTACAGCGCCTCCCCGGAGGCGCTGTTTTCTTCCCGGCGCTGGTTTCTGCTGCCGTCCGAGCGAGGTGCCAAGACCTTCACCGGACCGGTCAAGCTGGCCATCCAGGAAGCAAAAGAACATTCGGACTCGGTGGTCGCCACTTCACCTCAGGTGCCCGACCGCGATAGCGCCGAAGCATTGCGCGGTGCCCGCATCTTTGTGGCCCGCTCCAGCTTTCCCACGCCCGATGCGGACGAGTACTACTGGGTCGACCTGATCGGCCTGGACGTGGTCAACCGGGAAGAGGTGCCTCTGGGGACGGTGCAGGAGCTGCTGTCCACTGGTCCGCAGACCGTGCTGGTCATCGCCCATGAGCAGGACGGCAAACCTGCCGAGCGCATGATTCCTTTTGTGGCCTCATATGTCGACGAGGTGGACCTGAAGGCGCGCCGTATTCGCGTCGACTGGCAGCCAGACTATTAA
- a CDS encoding DUF47 domain-containing protein yields MLFGKLMPRDGNFFEMFNQHADRIVEAARAFSQLVAHYGDTNLREQYNRDVDSAEQAADRITHEVNKSLHKTFITPIDREQIHSLINTMDDVADLIQDAAETMALYDVRHMTEEIVRLTELSVKCCERVKDAVYLLSNIGDARTAEAALKTCEEIDRLESDADRVMRNAMSKLFREEPDVREVIKLKAIYELLETVTDKCEDVANLIEGIVLENA; encoded by the coding sequence ATGCTGTTTGGAAAACTGATGCCGCGCGACGGCAATTTCTTCGAGATGTTCAACCAGCATGCCGATCGCATCGTGGAGGCGGCGCGCGCCTTCTCCCAGCTGGTGGCCCATTACGGCGATACCAATCTTCGCGAGCAGTACAACCGTGATGTGGACAGTGCGGAGCAGGCCGCAGACCGCATCACGCATGAGGTCAACAAGTCGCTGCACAAGACCTTCATCACCCCGATCGACCGCGAGCAGATCCACTCGCTGATCAACACCATGGACGACGTGGCCGACCTGATCCAGGATGCGGCCGAGACCATGGCGCTGTACGACGTACGTCACATGACCGAAGAGATCGTGCGCCTGACCGAGCTCAGCGTGAAATGCTGTGAACGCGTGAAGGATGCGGTCTACCTGCTGAGCAATATCGGCGATGCCAGGACCGCCGAGGCCGCGCTCAAGACCTGCGAGGAGATCGATCGCCTGGAGTCCGATGCCGATCGCGTGATGCGCAATGCCATGAGCAAGCTGTTCCGCGAGGAGCCCGATGTGCGCGAGGTCATCAAGCTCAAGGCCATCTACGAACTGCTGGAAACCGTGACCGACAAGTGCGAGGACGTGGCCAACCTGATCGAGGGCATCGTCCTCGAAAACGCCTGA
- the rpsP gene encoding 30S ribosomal protein S16 produces MVVIRLSRGGAKARPFFNIVVADKRTRRDGRFIERIGFYNPIATASEESIRIAQDRLSYWLGVGAQASPTVERLINQAAKKAA; encoded by the coding sequence ATGGTCGTGATCCGACTCTCCCGCGGCGGCGCCAAGGCCCGTCCGTTTTTCAATATCGTCGTCGCCGACAAGCGTACCCGTCGTGACGGCCGCTTCATCGAGCGCATCGGTTTCTACAACCCGATCGCCACCGCCAGCGAGGAAAGCATCCGTATTGCCCAGGACCGCCTGAGCTACTGGCTGGGCGTCGGTGCCCAGGCTTCTCCCACCGTGGAGCGCCTGATCAATCAGGCGGCCAAGAAGGCTGCCTAA
- a CDS encoding 4a-hydroxytetrahydrobiopterin dehydratase, which produces MSSAPQGNARRPLGPTELVTQLAQHPGWTLQGDGADLAIARRYEFASYAEVMAFANAVAWIAQGRDHHPDMQLGYRHCTVAWRTHDAGGITRIDFECAAQIDALRGSV; this is translated from the coding sequence ATGAGCAGCGCGCCGCAGGGCAATGCACGCCGCCCCCTGGGCCCGACCGAGCTCGTGACCCAACTGGCCCAGCACCCAGGCTGGACGCTGCAGGGCGACGGCGCGGACCTGGCCATCGCCCGGCGCTACGAATTCGCCAGCTACGCCGAAGTCATGGCCTTCGCCAATGCCGTGGCCTGGATCGCGCAAGGGCGGGATCACCATCCCGACATGCAACTGGGCTACCGGCACTGCACAGTGGCCTGGCGCACGCACGATGCCGGCGGCATCACGCGCATCGACTTTGAATGTGCGGCCCAGATTGATGCCCTGCGAGGCAGCGTTTGA
- the rsgA gene encoding ribosome small subunit-dependent GTPase A, giving the protein MSKTPELERGLVVASHGRHVVVETPEGRQLICHPRGKKSQAVVGDRVLWLASTDEGSIEKVEPRRNLFYRQDEIRTKSFAANLDQVLILIAAEPEFSESQLARALIAAEAERIRPLIVLNKSDLPELFARAWARLEPYRRMGYTVLPLSLKAQGAGSDDTLAALQQELDGRATLVLGPSGAGKSTLINRLVPGAQAPTGEISTALNSGKHTTTSTRWYWVDAAHRTALLDSPGFQEFGLQHIGAAQLAGLMPDLREHAGECRFYNCSHLHEPGCGVIAAVDEKAGGTGISPSRYRIYSELHAELSQAPRY; this is encoded by the coding sequence TTGAGCAAGACACCCGAACTCGAACGAGGCCTGGTCGTGGCCAGCCATGGCCGCCACGTGGTGGTGGAAACACCGGAAGGCCGGCAACTGATCTGCCACCCGCGCGGCAAGAAAAGCCAGGCCGTGGTCGGCGACCGCGTGCTCTGGCTGGCCAGCACCGACGAAGGCAGCATCGAGAAGGTGGAGCCGCGGCGCAATCTCTTCTACCGCCAGGACGAGATCCGCACCAAGAGCTTCGCCGCGAACCTGGACCAGGTGCTGATCCTGATCGCTGCAGAACCCGAATTTTCCGAGAGCCAGCTGGCCCGCGCGCTGATAGCCGCCGAGGCCGAACGCATCCGACCGCTGATCGTGCTCAACAAGAGCGACCTGCCCGAGCTGTTTGCACGCGCCTGGGCCCGGCTGGAGCCTTACCGGCGCATGGGCTACACCGTGCTGCCCCTGAGCCTGAAGGCACAGGGCGCCGGCAGCGACGACACCCTGGCCGCCCTGCAACAGGAACTCGACGGACGCGCAACGCTGGTGCTGGGTCCTTCGGGCGCGGGTAAAAGTACGCTGATCAACCGGCTGGTGCCGGGCGCCCAGGCCCCGACGGGTGAGATTTCCACCGCGCTCAACTCGGGCAAGCACACCACCACCAGCACCCGCTGGTACTGGGTCGATGCGGCCCATCGCACGGCCCTGCTCGATTCACCGGGTTTCCAGGAGTTCGGCCTGCAGCATATCGGGGCCGCGCAACTGGCAGGCCTGATGCCGGACCTGCGCGAGCACGCGGGTGAATGCCGCTTTTACAACTGCAGCCACCTGCACGAGCCGGGCTGCGGCGTGATCGCCGCGGTGGATGAAAAGGCCGGGGGAACGGGCATCAGCCCGTCGCGCTACAGAATTTATAGCGAGCTGCACGCCGAGCTGTCGCAGGCGCCGCGCTACTGA
- the rplS gene encoding 50S ribosomal protein L19, with product MNLIQTLEQEEIARLGKKIPEFAPGDTVIVSVNVVEGTRKRVQAYEGVVIAKRNRGLNSGFTVRKISSGEGVERTFQTYSPLIASIEVKRRGDVRRAKLYYLRDRSGKSARIKEKLVSKAVAAAE from the coding sequence ATGAACCTGATCCAGACCCTCGAACAAGAGGAAATCGCCCGCCTGGGCAAGAAGATCCCTGAATTCGCCCCCGGTGACACCGTCATCGTGAGCGTCAACGTGGTCGAAGGCACCCGCAAGCGCGTGCAGGCCTACGAAGGCGTGGTGATCGCCAAGCGCAACCGTGGCCTCAACAGCGGCTTCACCGTGCGCAAGATCTCCAGCGGCGAAGGCGTGGAGCGTACCTTCCAGACCTACAGCCCGCTGATCGCCAGCATCGAAGTCAAGCGTCGCGGTGACGTGCGCCGTGCCAAGCTGTATTACCTGCGCGACCGCAGCGGCAAGTCGGCCCGTATCAAGGAAAAGCTGGTCAGCAAGGCTGTTGCCGCCGCCGAGTAA
- the trmD gene encoding tRNA (guanosine(37)-N1)-methyltransferase TrmD, which yields MRFDVLTLFPELFAPLLSSGITRRAYESGQVEVQLHNPRDHAEGNYRRVDDRPFGGGPGMLMMAEPLARCLQQAQAQRQSPGPVLLFSPLGQPLNHRMVERWAASEGAVLVCGRYEGIDQRFIDAHVDEQISLGDFVLSGGEIAAMALLDAVARLQPGVLGDADSHALDSFNPALDGLLDNPHYTRPESWEGRAVPDVLLSGHHGQIERWRREQRLALTQRLRPELITQARVAGRLSRLDEAFLAGLPRPGA from the coding sequence ATGCGCTTCGACGTTCTCACCCTGTTTCCCGAGCTGTTTGCACCGCTGCTGAGCAGCGGCATCACGCGCCGTGCCTACGAATCCGGACAGGTCGAGGTGCAACTGCACAACCCGCGCGACCATGCGGAGGGCAACTATCGACGGGTCGACGACCGGCCCTTCGGCGGCGGCCCCGGCATGCTGATGATGGCCGAGCCGCTGGCGCGTTGCCTGCAGCAGGCCCAGGCGCAGCGCCAGTCCCCCGGGCCGGTCCTGCTGTTTTCCCCCCTGGGCCAGCCCCTGAACCACCGCATGGTCGAACGCTGGGCCGCCAGCGAGGGCGCGGTACTCGTCTGTGGCCGCTACGAGGGCATCGACCAGCGTTTCATCGACGCCCACGTGGATGAGCAGATCAGCCTGGGGGATTTTGTGCTTTCGGGTGGCGAGATCGCCGCCATGGCCCTGCTGGACGCCGTGGCCCGCCTGCAGCCCGGTGTGCTGGGCGATGCCGACAGCCATGCCCTGGACAGCTTCAACCCGGCCCTGGACGGCCTGCTGGACAACCCGCACTACACCCGACCCGAGTCCTGGGAAGGGCGGGCCGTGCCCGACGTGCTCCTCTCCGGCCATCATGGCCAGATCGAGCGCTGGCGCCGCGAGCAGCGGCTGGCGCTGACGCAGCGGCTGCGGCCGGAGCTGATCACGCAGGCGCGGGTGGCCGGCCGTCTGAGCCGCCTGGACGAGGCCTTCCTGGCCGGGCTCCCCCGCCCGGGGGCCTGA
- a CDS encoding CoA pyrophosphatase — protein MSSADHITPLSKLPNFDPRAVPVIGVDAHLPAVPAERLQAGALRQRFESPPAWEPEVRAEPRFTLRQPAQAAVLLPLVARAEPTLLLTLRTSHLAHHSGQIAFPGGKVDPTDADVVDAALREAEEEVGLARDFVQVLGTLPIYTTGTAFIITPVVALVRPGFTLTPNAGEVADVFEVPLSFLLDPANHRRHAFEFEGVRREWFSMPWQDAGTERYIWGATAGMLRNFYRFMAA, from the coding sequence GTGTCTTCCGCCGACCACATCACCCCCCTGTCCAAGCTGCCCAACTTCGACCCCCGCGCCGTACCGGTGATCGGGGTCGACGCGCATCTGCCGGCGGTGCCGGCCGAGCGTCTGCAAGCGGGGGCGCTGCGCCAGCGCTTTGAAAGCCCGCCAGCCTGGGAGCCCGAGGTGCGGGCTGAACCGCGCTTCACGCTGCGCCAGCCGGCCCAGGCCGCCGTCCTGCTGCCCCTGGTGGCCCGTGCCGAGCCCACCCTGCTGCTGACCCTGCGCACCAGCCACCTGGCCCACCATTCCGGGCAGATCGCCTTTCCCGGCGGCAAGGTCGATCCGACCGATGCCGATGTGGTGGATGCCGCGCTGCGCGAGGCCGAGGAGGAGGTGGGGCTGGCGCGTGACTTCGTCCAGGTGCTGGGCACGCTGCCCATCTACACCACCGGAACGGCTTTTATCATCACCCCGGTCGTGGCCCTGGTGCGGCCGGGTTTCACGCTCACGCCCAACGCGGGCGAGGTGGCCGATGTGTTCGAGGTGCCGCTGTCCTTCCTGCTCGATCCGGCCAACCACCGGCGCCACGCCTTCGAGTTCGAGGGGGTGCGGCGCGAATGGTTTTCCATGCCCTGGCAGGATGCCGGCACCGAACGCTATATCTGGGGCGCGACGGCCGGCATGTTGCGGAATTTTTACCGCTTCATGGCAGCCTGA
- a CDS encoding DMT family protein codes for MNTLQNLPFPLQTVLLLIGSNVFMTFAWYGHLKNLATAPWYWAALASWGIALFEYLLQVPANRIGFQQAGFTVAQLKIVQEVITLSVFVPFAMLYLKEPFKLDYLWAALCMVGAVYFIFRSA; via the coding sequence ATGAACACCCTCCAGAACCTACCTTTTCCGCTGCAGACTGTGCTGCTGCTGATCGGCAGCAATGTCTTCATGACCTTTGCCTGGTACGGCCACCTGAAGAACCTGGCCACCGCACCCTGGTACTGGGCCGCCCTGGCCAGCTGGGGCATTGCCCTGTTCGAGTACCTGCTGCAGGTGCCGGCCAACCGCATCGGCTTCCAGCAGGCCGGCTTCACGGTGGCCCAGCTCAAGATCGTGCAGGAGGTCATCACGCTCAGCGTCTTCGTGCCTTTTGCCATGCTCTATCTGAAGGAGCCGTTCAAGCTGGACTACCTCTGGGCGGCGCTTTGCATGGTCGGGGCGGTGTATTTCATCTTCCGCAGCGCATGA